One Bythopirellula goksoeyrii genomic window, TCTGTCGCTCGCTGGAACTAGCCCCGATGGTTCGCTAGTGGAAATCATTGAGTTTCCTGCCCATCCCTGGTTCGTAGCGGTTCAATACCACCCCGAGTTTCAGTCGAAGCCGACAGCGGCTCATCCACTATTTGCCGGTTTTATTCAGGCAGCGGTCGAGCACCATCAGGGCCGTGGTGATCGGCCTCATGAAAGTTCCCCAGACAATCTGACGTCGGACGAGGAAGATACCGTTCCATTTCTCCGCAAGGCGCACTAACCCACTCAAGGAGAATCCACGATGAGTGATGATAAAAAGATCTTTGTTGACGAGAATTGGAAAGACCAGGTCGAAGCTGAAAAAGCAGCCTATGATGAGCAGCCCAAGACGGACGAAGCGAAAGATGCTCAAGCTCAATCCTTGCCCCCGGCAAGTTTTGAAATGCTGGTAAGCACTTTCGCCTCGGAGGCACTGATCGCCCTAGGGCAGGTGCCCAATCCGATGAACAACGAGTACACGATCAGTTTTGAGCACGCTCGCTATACCATCGACATGCTGCAGGTTTTGGAAGAGAAGACCAAAGGAAATCTCTCGACAGAAGAAGCCGCCATGCTCGAAAGCCTGTTGCATCAACTGCGAATGGCCTTTGTCGCCTTGCAGGGGCAGGTCAAGGAGCAGGCAGCCGCAGAGCCTACCAAGTCAAAGCTGGAACTCTAAAAGAACTCGCCGACGATCACATCCCTTTAAAGCCGCCCCCGGAAGGGGGTGGTGGCTCTCAATAAAAAAATCACCATGCCCAGCCGGCGATTTCCGCGGCTTTATGAGCCCAATAGCCTGTTAGGATGCGACTTGCATTTCCCACCGGGTGACAAACGGAGGGTTGGTAATGGCTATCGTGCCGACCGGGCATGGTGACGAAATAGCGGTTAGCTATTAGCAGTTAGTCCTTAGCCAGAGACCTCTTGGAATTACTCTTGCTAATGACTAATAGCTAATACCTAACTGCTTTCTAATCCGCTAACTCATCAAACAAACTTCTGAACTCTGGCATGTGCTCCCCGATGTGCTCGCTCCAGCGCGAGGGATTCCATACTTCCACGCACACCGCGGCGCCGACGACCAATAGTTCTCCTGCGGGTTCTACTTCTAAAAAAGTCCGAAAACTGTCGGGAACTGCGATACGTCCGCGACCTGCTATCGGAACCGTCTTATGGCGGGTGGAGAGCAACCGACCGAACATCTGCACTTTGTCGATCCGCCCTCCAAGTCTGCCACTTCGTATTTTGCCAGTGACCAGTGAGACGCCTTCACGCAGCCATTTGTCCCACTCCTGCGGGTGCCAAATGCTGACGCAGCCGGGCTGCTCCTTGGCCAAGACGCATTCGTTGCTGTCGTCACTGAGTTCCTCCGCCCACTCCGCAGGCAGTGAAAACCGAAACCGTTCGTCCAACGAACGCGCCCATTCACCGAGAAACAATTCGGAGGTTTCGGCCATGGAGTACCCATCGGACAGCATTGACTACGCCACGATAAACTCCTTTTATGGCTTGTTTCCCCAATAATATGCTTAATAAAGCCTATATTGGGCTTATATCCCACTTAATAGGGGAGATTTTACCCGCTTTTGGAACCCATGCAAGTACGAGATCGGGAGAAATACGAGATTCGCTGAAAAGCAAGCAAGGGAGAGCAATCTGAGGAAGACAAGGGTTTTCTGATAGCCCTCGGCGGAAGCCGTGGGTTCGCTACCCTTCCCCCAACGTCTTCTTCTTGCGCAGCAGGTGATGATAATGTTGCGCAAACCGGTGGGCCTCGTCGCGGATGTATTGCAGGAGCCGCAGGGCGAAAGAATGGCGTGTAAGCCGTAGTGGCTCGCCGCGACCGGCGACGAAAATCAGCTCCTCTTTTTTTGCTAGGGAGATCACACGTGGTGGTTCGATCCCCAGCGAATCAAAGGCTTTGAGCACACTGTTGAGTTGCCCTTTGCCGCCGTCGATCAACAACAGATCGGGAAACATTTCGGTATCGTCGCGGAGCTTAGCGAATCGGCGGGTGACGATTTCCTGCATGCTGGCGTAGTCGTCGATCCCCTCGACTTCACGGATGCGATAACGCCGATAGCCCGGTTTGAAGGGCATGCCATCAATGAACTGTACAAGGCTGGCCACCGTTTCGTCGCCTCCCAAGTGGGCGATGTCCATCCCTTCGATGGTACGCGGCGCGACTTTGAGCTTGAGAACCTTTTGTAGTCCTTTCAGGCCTTTTTGGGGATCGATATAAAACACCTCCGGCTGAACATTCTTATCGAGATCGCCTCGCTCGTTGAGCGATTCGAGCATCGCAATCTCATCACGCAAACGGGCGGCCTGTTCGAAGCGGCGTGCTGAGGCGGCCTCCTGCATTTCCTTCTTCATTTCTTTGAGCAGTGGCTTGCGTTTTCCCTCCAGAAACTTTTTCAAGCGACCGATGTCCTTGCGGTACTCTTCTTTCGAGATGCGTAAGCTGCAAGGGGCCGTGCATTGCTTGATTGAAGCGAGCAGGCAAGGCCGAAACCACCGCCACCGCTCATCCTCGGCGTCGATGTCGAGCGAACAGGTGCGGAATTGGAAGACGCGTTGCAGCACCTGGATCGCACCATTGAGACTCCCGGCACTGGTGAAGGGGCCATAGAGTTTCACTCCCGAGGAACGGGGCTCACGGGTGACTTCGATGCGGGGAAAATCTTCATGGGTCGTAATCTGCAAGTAGGGGAATGTCTTGTCGTCGCGCAACTCCTTGTTGAAGGGGGGTAGAATGTCCTTAATGAGTCGCGCCTCCATCAAGAGGGCATCGACTTCGCTTTCTGCATCCATGAAATCAACGTCATAGACCGCTTGGACCAGTTTACGAGTCCGCTGATCCTCGGCGGCGGCTTTGAGAAAATAACTCCCTGCACGGGCACGCAAATTCTTGGCCTTGCCAACGTACAGCACTCGGCCTGATTGATCCTGAAAGAGATAGACTCCCGGGGTATTCGGGAACTTCGAGCGCACCTTCTCGCCGGCACGCAGAAAGAATTCTGCTTGCGTTTTCGGTTCTGGTAGGTCGTGAGTTGCGTCCGATTGGTCGTCCATGGCACGATAATCGTAGGTTATCGCAGCGGGTTCGGCCAGCTTAGCTAGATTTGGAATGGGCGGATCCGCGACGATCCGTCCCCACCTACACTCCAGCAAAGGTCCGCATGTCTGCCTCCATCTTATCCAGACGCTTGTTGAGCATTTCTTTGGCGCGATCGAGATTAGAGAGTTGCTCTGGTGGTTCGTAGGTGAACATGTAGAGCTTGATTTTAGGTTCGGTGCCGCTGGGGCGGATTGCAACGTAATTCCCGTCAGCCTCAAGGTCGAGGATTACGAGGTCTCCCTTCGGTCCTTCGAGTTTCTTTTTGGAGCCATCGGGCAACACCGTTTCCTTGTTAAGGTAGTCGCGCATCTGTTTAAGATTGAACCCAGCAATCGACTGCGGTGGCGCCGAACGGAACTGCTGCATGACTTCCTTCATGCGGTCCATTCCCTCACTGCCAGGCATTTGAACGGAGACCGTGCGTTCGGAGTGCAAGCCATGTTGCCAAAACAAGTCATCTAGTTTTTCGTGCAATGTTTTCCCGTCAGCCTTAAGCTGAGCCGCCAATTCGCAAAGCAACAAGGCACCGGCGGCCCCATCTTTGTCGCGGACGTGCTGGCCAGCCATGTAGCCGTGCGATTCTTCGGTGCCGTAGAGGAAATCATTTGCCCCCTGTTCATCAATGACTCCGGCGATCCATTTGAACCCGACCAGTAAATCGCCAAAAGTTCGCACACCATAACTGTCAGCGATCCGGCGGATGAGTTGGGTAGTCACAAGCGTGGTGACGATAAACTTCTCTGGCGATAAATTACCGGCTGCTTGTCGAGTTTGCAGAACATGCTCGGCCAGAAGGGCACCAAGCTGGTTTCCTGAGAGCGTATCCCAGTCGGACTTCGGATCCGTCGTGAGAGGTGCAGAGCAACCGATCCGGTCACAATCTGGATCAGTTGCCAAGGCCAGATCTGCGTCAACAGAACGAGCTTGTTCTACAATCGAATCGAATACTTTGGGATTTTCTGGGTTGGAAACATGCCCGGGTACATTAGGAAAATCTCCATCCGGTTTGGCTTGCAAAGCGAACAGTTCCACGTCTTGGAACCCAGCTTTTTCTAACACAGGACAGACGGCACTAGCGCCCACGCCGTGCAGCGGTGAATAGACGACCTTCAAGTCGCGAGGTCCAGGAGTAGAAAGCTGAACCACGGCATCGATGAATTTCCGATCCACTTCTTCCTGACATTCCACAATCTGTCCTGCAGCCCGGGCCGTGTCGAAGTCGGCACGTTCGATTGTCTGGACAGACATCACTTCGTCGATCACACCTTGATCATGGGGAGGGAGCAGTTGGCCTCCGGTGGACCAATACGCTTTCACTGCGTTGTCGCTCGGCGGATTGTGGCTGGCGGTGACCATAATCCCGCAGGAGCAATTCTTGTAGCGCACCGTGAACGAGAGTTCCGGCGTGCTGCGATAGCCTTTGAGGTAGTAAACTTTGAAACCCGCAGCCACCATGATCTCGGAGCAGAGCCGCGAGAAGTGTTCCGAGCGATGGCGTGTGTCGTAGGCAATGGCACAGGCCAATGGAGCATCCGCTCCAAGTTGCGATTTCACGTAATTGGCCAATCCCTGCGCACTCTCGCCAATCGTGCGGTCGTTGATGGCATTGCTACCGATCGGGTACATCCGTCCCCGCCGACCTCCCGTGCCAAACGGGATAATGGTCCAAAAGGCGTCGTCGAGTTCCTGCCACTTCCCTGCCTCGATATGCTCGTTCACCAGCGGGGCATAATCTGCGTAGCGAGGCTCGGTGAGCCACGCACGGATATTTTCGGCGGCTGTGTCACTTAGATTGTCGGCAGCAACGGCTTGTTCGACCTGTTCCATGATGGCAGCGGTCATTGCAAATTCCTCGTTAATTGGCAGGAGCTCTCAACTAGTTCAATCATGGTAAGACAAATTACAACAAGGTGTCCCAGGGGACCAGCTAGCGATCGGCACTAGGGCGTGCCGCTGGCACAGATTTACTCACGAATTGGCTTTTCATCTCGGGGGCAGCAAGTTCTACGGCAAAATGAGTTAATCTCAGGTTTTGTTGCTCGTCGTGGCAGGTCTGTGAATGATGCAAACCATTGCAGCGTATGTATTTAGGCCTTATTCGGCAAGACACAGAATTTTCGCGGATTTCTTATCAAATCCGCGAACCTTTGTGCCAAAATTGACTCTTCACAGGTATTCGCGAGAGCGGGACGCATGAAAAAGGCAAGGTTTCGCTTGACCTTTAGCAATCCTCTAGCGAAACTCCTATTATCGGGTCGATAACCTGTGCAGGCGACCAAAGTGGTTTGTCCACACTGCAAGTCGACATTTTTCCTTCGGATCTCTCTAAGCAGCGCTCGGCGCAGCGAGGGTAATCATGCGTAATATTTCAAGCACCATCAGCACCTTTGGCATTCAGATTATTCGCCAGGGCATCACGCTGATCGTTCGCCGTGAAGCATTTCGCTCCCTTTGCGCCAATTCTTCACGAGCGCTCCAGTGGTTAGCGTCCTACGTGTCTATAGACATGTGCGACGTCATGTGGCATGTGCTCAGCGGGAAGCCCGCGTCGCACAAGGCCTGCTGCTTTGCCCTAGCCAAGCAGCAGGAGCGGAATGTGCGAGTTACGCGCCCCCGCTCAGTCAGCTGATTCTGGGACTCCCAGGCACTAGCAACGCCTCCCAAAATTCAAGTTGACCGCTAACAGCCCAAGCCCCTGATCGCGCACGGCTGTTCGGCAATTGCTCCCACTTGACCATCGGTCTAATTTTCCGCTGGCGTTTTTCGGGCACTTACATGCCCTCCCGACGCGCGGCTTATTTTGAGAGATAACGAGAGAACCATGAGTACTTTGTATTTGGATGATATCGAGACTGAAGAGATCAGCAATGAAGACCTCGTTCGCGCAGCCCAACTGGGCGATTCCAATGCGTTCGGGGATTTGGCAAGTCGATTCGAGCGCATGGTTTATGTGGTCTGCTGGCAGCGGCTACGCAATCACGATGAGGCACTTGAAGTAAGCCAGGATGTATTTATCAAGGCTTACGAAAAGCTTTACCAGCTCGAAGAGCCTGCCGCATTTGCGGGATGGTTGCGACAGATTGCTGTCAGACAAGCAATCAATCGGGCTACCCGTCGGCCTCCGTCGATTGCTGTTGAACCCCAGAGCCTGGACAATGCCGACAATCGGCACGTTGCACCGCTTGACTCGCTGTTGGCGTCGGAGCGGGAAACTCAATTGCACCAAGGCTTGCGGCGATTGGCATCGCTGGACCGTAGCACGCTGGAAGCGTTTTACCTAGACGGTCGCTCGATCAACGAGATGAGCGATGATTTCGATGCCCCCGTGGGCACGATCAAACGACGATTGCACGTAGCACGAAAGCGTCTCGCTAGAGAACTCGAGTGCTTGCAGGCAGTATAAGCCGTCTGCGTAAAGGCAACGCTGGGGGATTGCAATCCTCCGGCGTTGTTTTTTTCCATTATTTCTTAGAGGCCATCGCTCCGCAGGACACGCAGATCCAGCCGGTGATCATGGCAACGCCCCCCAGGGGCACGATTGCTCCCAACCAGCGCAAGCTTTCAGGTCCCAGCGCCATAACATAGAGGGAGCCGCTGAATAGTGCGATCCCTATCAGAAAAAGTGTTGGAGCGGCGCGAAACCACTGAGAGGCATCACTGAGTTCAGTAATTAGCACGGCACACAAGATGCCTATCGCATGAAACAGGTTGTAGCGCACGCCCGTCTCGAACCACTGCATGCGCCGAGCAAGATCGGCTTCGTAGCCTAGGTTGAGAATCTTCTCCTCCAGACCGTGCGCTGCATAAGCACCCAGTGCGACCGCAATCGCGGCGAGGAAAGCTCCCAAGGATAAGGCAACACGATTGGACATGAGGTAAATGACCAATTTCCAATGACGAATGACCAAAGCAACTCACTTCGTCATTCGAAATTTAGATTTCTTTCGTCATTGGGTACTTCGTCATTCGTCATTTTCTCCACCTACTCCTGCGAAATTCCCAGGCGTTCCTCTTCTTCCTCTTGAATGATGATATGAGGCGTGACCATCATCATCAAACTGTTGGTATCTCGTCCGATGCCAACGTTGCGGAAGAGTCGATCCACATAAGGAATCTTACCCAACAGCGGGACGCCAAATTCGCTCCGCTGCTCACTCAACCGTTTCACTCCGCCTAGCAGAACGGTTCCCCCATCGGGGACGCTGACCGTGGTCGCTACGGTAATGATCTGGAACGTCGGCAACTGAACTGTCGTACCACTCCGGGTGATCTGTTCTGCATTGTCCTCAGTCTCGTCATTGCCATCCTGACCCGAATTGGTGCTGTTGCTCACCGAGGTCGTTTCTGATCCTTCGAAGGTAAAGGTATCCACGTCACCGATTTGACTGAAGAATGGAACCAGCGTGAGTCGCACATAACGACGATCGTCAGAGACGACGGCCTGGACAGTCAACAAGGTACCTTCTGATAGCACCACGATCACCGGCTGTTGTGCGGCCGCGAATTCTCCGACCACAGGAATCACACTAATCACGAACGGTCGCAAGGAGGTGTCAGCCACAATACCTTGCTGGCCATTGAAGAGCGTTACCTTGGGGGCTTGCAGCACGTTCGAGCGTTGGTCTCCTTGCGACGCATTAATCAAGAAGAATGCTT contains:
- a CDS encoding DUF1844 domain-containing protein — its product is MSDDKKIFVDENWKDQVEAEKAAYDEQPKTDEAKDAQAQSLPPASFEMLVSTFASEALIALGQVPNPMNNEYTISFEHARYTIDMLQVLEEKTKGNLSTEEAAMLESLLHQLRMAFVALQGQVKEQAAAEPTKSKLEL
- a CDS encoding division/cell wall cluster transcriptional repressor MraZ yields the protein MAETSELFLGEWARSLDERFRFSLPAEWAEELSDDSNECVLAKEQPGCVSIWHPQEWDKWLREGVSLVTGKIRSGRLGGRIDKVQMFGRLLSTRHKTVPIAGRGRIAVPDSFRTFLEVEPAGELLVVGAAVCVEVWNPSRWSEHIGEHMPEFRSLFDELAD
- a CDS encoding excinuclease ABC subunit UvrC, which encodes MDDQSDATHDLPEPKTQAEFFLRAGEKVRSKFPNTPGVYLFQDQSGRVLYVGKAKNLRARAGSYFLKAAAEDQRTRKLVQAVYDVDFMDAESEVDALLMEARLIKDILPPFNKELRDDKTFPYLQITTHEDFPRIEVTREPRSSGVKLYGPFTSAGSLNGAIQVLQRVFQFRTCSLDIDAEDERWRWFRPCLLASIKQCTAPCSLRISKEEYRKDIGRLKKFLEGKRKPLLKEMKKEMQEAASARRFEQAARLRDEIAMLESLNERGDLDKNVQPEVFYIDPQKGLKGLQKVLKLKVAPRTIEGMDIAHLGGDETVASLVQFIDGMPFKPGYRRYRIREVEGIDDYASMQEIVTRRFAKLRDDTEMFPDLLLIDGGKGQLNSVLKAFDSLGIEPPRVISLAKKEELIFVAGRGEPLRLTRHSFALRLLQYIRDEAHRFAQHYHHLLRKKKTLGEG
- a CDS encoding phospho-sugar mutase; amino-acid sequence: MTAAIMEQVEQAVAADNLSDTAAENIRAWLTEPRYADYAPLVNEHIEAGKWQELDDAFWTIIPFGTGGRRGRMYPIGSNAINDRTIGESAQGLANYVKSQLGADAPLACAIAYDTRHRSEHFSRLCSEIMVAAGFKVYYLKGYRSTPELSFTVRYKNCSCGIMVTASHNPPSDNAVKAYWSTGGQLLPPHDQGVIDEVMSVQTIERADFDTARAAGQIVECQEEVDRKFIDAVVQLSTPGPRDLKVVYSPLHGVGASAVCPVLEKAGFQDVELFALQAKPDGDFPNVPGHVSNPENPKVFDSIVEQARSVDADLALATDPDCDRIGCSAPLTTDPKSDWDTLSGNQLGALLAEHVLQTRQAAGNLSPEKFIVTTLVTTQLIRRIADSYGVRTFGDLLVGFKWIAGVIDEQGANDFLYGTEESHGYMAGQHVRDKDGAAGALLLCELAAQLKADGKTLHEKLDDLFWQHGLHSERTVSVQMPGSEGMDRMKEVMQQFRSAPPQSIAGFNLKQMRDYLNKETVLPDGSKKKLEGPKGDLVILDLEADGNYVAIRPSGTEPKIKLYMFTYEPPEQLSNLDRAKEMLNKRLDKMEADMRTFAGV
- a CDS encoding RNA polymerase sigma factor; its protein translation is MSTLYLDDIETEEISNEDLVRAAQLGDSNAFGDLASRFERMVYVVCWQRLRNHDEALEVSQDVFIKAYEKLYQLEEPAAFAGWLRQIAVRQAINRATRRPPSIAVEPQSLDNADNRHVAPLDSLLASERETQLHQGLRRLASLDRSTLEAFYLDGRSINEMSDDFDAPVGTIKRRLHVARKRLARELECLQAV
- a CDS encoding DUF423 domain-containing protein, with protein sequence MSNRVALSLGAFLAAIAVALGAYAAHGLEEKILNLGYEADLARRMQWFETGVRYNLFHAIGILCAVLITELSDASQWFRAAPTLFLIGIALFSGSLYVMALGPESLRWLGAIVPLGGVAMITGWICVSCGAMASKK